One part of the Lycium ferocissimum isolate CSIRO_LF1 chromosome 8, AGI_CSIRO_Lferr_CH_V1, whole genome shotgun sequence genome encodes these proteins:
- the LOC132067298 gene encoding histidine kinase 3, producing the protein MSLFHVIGFGLNLLLTLCCWFVSVISMNWLNDGEIMTTKTLLGDGEQIVMKLWEGIAELSSKIYHCYPQYVVAKKWWRKLLIAWVLLWIIVSFSVFWYMSTQAYEKRKETLTSMCDERARMLQDQFNVSMNHVQAMSILISTFHHGRNPSAIDQSTFARYTDRTAFERPLTSGVAYAVRVLHSERKEFEKKHGWSIKRMDILEQTPVHKDDEYDRDGLEPSPIQEEYAPVIFAQDTIAHVISVDMLSGKEDRENVLRARESGKGVLTAPFKLLKTNRLGVIKTFAVYKTDLPSNATPNERIQATDGYLGGVLDIESLVEKLLQQLASKQTILVNVYDTTNISHPISMYGSNVSSDGVQHVSALNFGDPFRRHEMRCRFKQKPPWPWLAITTATGIIVIALLIGQIFHATINRIAKVEDDYQKMMMLKKRAEAADIAKSQFLATVSHEIRTPMNGVLGMLHMLMDTGLDVTQQDYVSTAQASGKALVSLINEVLDQAKIESGKLELEAVCFDVRATLDEVLSLFSGKSQEKGVELAAYISDKVPDVLIGDPGRFRQIITNLMGNSIKFTEEGHIFVTVHLVEEVIESAEEFKMESSLKSTLSGLPVADKRQSWRNFVVFNQEGSCASFASSSLDQINLMVSVEDTGVGIPLEAQSRIFTPFMQVGPSIARIHGGTGIGLSISKCLVHLMKGEIGFVSLPKIGSTFTFTAVFTNARCKNEQKIQQINNQSNSVSSDFHGMRALIVDPRTVRAKVSLYHMKRLGVHAEVVSDLSYLRTENGVTNMILIEQEVWDTDLEKSSLFVKNLRRINASVSPKLFILANPINSSRAGVSANGFPIPFVIMKPLRASMLAASLQRAMGVGNKGNCSNGELPGLSLSKLLQGRKILVVDDNNVNLRVAAAALKKYGADVVCTDTGKKALTFLQPPHQFDACFMDIQMPEMDGFQATKKIREMESDINSRIKLGQLPPEAYGNVSSWKVPILAMTADVIQATYEECQKCGMDGYVSKPFEAEQLYQEASRFFHVKPNQNT; encoded by the exons ATGAGTTTGTTCCATGTAattggttttggtttgaacttACTTTTGACTCTATGTTGCTGGTTTGTGTCTGTGATTTCTATGAATTGGTTAAATGATGGTGAAATTATGACTACCAAGACTTTGCTTGGTGATGGGGAACAAATAGTGATGAAATTATGGGAAGGAATAGCAGAATTAAGTAGTAAGATTTACCATTGTTACCCTCAGTATGTTGTAGCAAAGAAGTGGTGGAGGAAGCTATTAATAGCATGGGTATTATTGTggattattgtttctttttcAGTGTTTTGGTATATGAGTACTCAAGCAtatgagaagagaaaagaaacacTTACAAGTATGTGTGATGAAAGGGCTAGGATGTTACAAGATCAGTTTAATGTTAGTATGAATCATGTACAGGCTATGTCAATTCTCATCTCTACTTTCCACCATGGAAGGAATCCTTCTGCTATTGATCAG AGTACTTTTGCAAGATATACAGATAGAACAGCTTTCGAGAGGCCTCTTACAAGTGGAGTGGCATACGCAGTAAGAGTGCTCCACTCGGAAAGAAAAGAGTTTGAGAAGAAACATGGTTGGAGTATTAAGAGAATGGATATACTTGAACAAACTCCAGTTCACAAAGACGATGAGTATGATAGAGATGGCTTGGAGCCATCGCCGATTCAGGAGGAATATGCTCCTGTTATTTTTGCACAGGATACGATTGCACATGTAATATCTGTTGATATGCTCTCCGGAAAG GAAGATCGCGAGAATGTTTTACGTGCAAGGGAATCAGGAAAGGGTGTTCTCACGGCTCCGTTCAAGCTACTTAAAACGAATCGCCTTGGGGTGATAAAGACATTTGCAGTTTACAAAACTGATCTTCCTTCTAATGCAACTCCAAATGAAAGGATTCAAGCAACTGACGG GTATCTTGGTGGAGTCCTCGACATTGAGTCACTTGTAGAGAAACTTCTTCAGCAGCTTGCGAGCAAACAAACTATCCTTGTGAACGTCTACGATACGACTAATATCTCCCACCCTATTAGCATGTATGGTTCAAATGTATCGAGTGATGGTGTGCAGCATGTCAGTGCCCTCAACTTTGGAGATCCATTTAGAAGGCATGAGATGCGTTGCAG ATTCAAACAGAAACCACCATGGCCTTGGCTAGCCATCACAACTGCAACAGGAATTATAGTAATCGCATTGCTTATAGGGCAAATATTTCATGCAACAATAAACAGAATAGCCAAAGTCGAGGATGATTATCAGAAGATGATGATGCTGAAAAAGCGTGCTGAGGCTGCTGATATTGCAAAATCACAG TTTCTTGCTACTGTTTCCCATGAGATCAGGACCCCCATGAACGGTGTTCTTG GCATGCTTCATATGCTTATGGACACTGGTCTGGATGTGACACAACAAGATTATGTGAGCACAGCTCAGGCCAGTGGTAAAGCTTTAGTTTCACTCATAAATGAGGTTTTGGACCAAGCAAAGATTGAATCTGGTAAGCTCGAGCTTGAGGCAGTTTGTTTTGACGTTAGAGCTACTCTGGATGAGGTTCTCTCGCTCTTTTCGGGGAAATCTCAAGAAAAAGGAGTTGAG TTGGCAGCTTACATCTCTGATAAGGTTCCTGATGTGCTTATTGGTGACCCTGGACGGTTTCGTCAGATTATCACAAACTTGATGGGAAACTCTATCAAA TTCACTGAGGAAGGTCATATATTTGTGACTGTCCATCTTGTCGAGGAAGTGATCGAGTCAGCTGAGGAGTTCAAGATGGAATCATCGTTAAAGAGCACTTTGAGCGGATTGCCTGTAGCCGATAAACGACAGAGCTGGAGAAATTTTGTGGTTTTTAATCAAGAAGGATCCTGCGCTTCTTTCGCATCTTCCTCGTTGGACCAGATCAATCTGATGGTTTCAGTAGAAGACACTGGTGTTGGAATTCCTTTAGAAGCTCAATCTCGTATATTCACCCCCTTCATGCAGGTTGGTCCTTCTATTGCTCGCATCCATGGGGGAACAGGTATTGGACTTAGCATAAGCAAATGTTTGGTACATCTTATGAAAGGTGAAATTGGATTCGTAAGTTTGCCAAAGATTGGATCCACCTTTACTTTTACTGCTGTTTTCACCAATGCCCGCTGTAAGAATGAGCAGAAGATCCAGCAAATCAACAATCAATCGAACTCCGTTTCTTCAGATTTCCATGGCATGAGAGCCTTAATTGTTGACCCAAGAACTGTCCGTGCAAAGGTCTCACTGTATCACATGAAACGACTCGGAGTCCATGCTGAAGTGGTCTCAGATTTGTCTTACTTAAGAACTGAAAATGGAGTCACGAATATGATCCTCATTGAACAGGAGGTCTGGGATACTGATTTGGAAAAATCAAGTCTCTTTGTCAAGAACTTAAGAAGGATCAATGCTAGTGTTTCTCCTAAACTTTTTATATTAGCTAATCCTATAAATTCTAGCCGAGCTGGTGTCTCAGCCAATGGTTTTCCTATTCCATTTGTCATCATGAAGCCACTAAGGGCGAGTATGCTTGCTGCATCGCTCCAGCGTGCCATGGGTGTTGGTAACAAAGGAAATTGCTCGAACGGAGAGCTTCCCGGTCTCTCTCTTTCCAAGCTCCTTCAGGGGAGAAAAATTTTGGTTGTGGATGACAATAACGTGAACCTTAGAGTAGCTGCTGCTGCACTGAAGAAGTATGGTGCTGATGTTGTCTGCACAGACACTGGAAAAAAGGCACTTACCTTTTTACAGCCACCTCATCAATTTGATGCCTGTTTCATGGATATTCAGATGCCAGAAATGGATGG GTTTCAAGCTACAAAAAAGATCCGCGAAATGGAATCTGATATCAATAGCCGTATCAAACTTGGACAACTTCCTCCTGAAGCGTATGGAAATGTTTCAAGCTGGAAAGTGCCCATTCTGGCTATGACTGCTGATGTAATTCAAGCTACATACGAAGAGTGTCAGAAATGTGGAATGGATGGTTATGTTTCGAAGCCATTTGAGGCTGAGCAGCTTTATCAAGAAGCATCGCGCTTTTTCCACGTCAAGCCAAATCAGAATACCTGA